The Gadus morhua chromosome 18, gadMor3.0, whole genome shotgun sequence DNA segment GAGCAGTCCAAGCCATGGTGTTCTCGACCTCCAGTGTTCTCTAGAGCAGCGGTCCCCAACCGCCGGGCCGCGGGACATAGGTTAACCGGGCCGCGGGGCCGTAGGTTAACGAGATTATTATATAGATTGCAtacaacatgtttgcatttttggcaacctctgcgcaacataacccaaccaccccccccccgccccccccggtcTGTGAAACCTTTTGGAGAATCAtaccggtccttgatgctgaaaaggGACCCCTGCTCTAGAGTACAGATGGGAACTTGTGGTCCACTTGCTAGTCGACTGATGTGAGTACCCTCAGCAGAGCTGCATGTCCAGTCCAGCGGCGATGAAGAGAGAAGGGAGCGCCCTCGGCTCTCCCCAGAGCCTGGACCTGCTCGGCACATCCAAGGTGATAGAGCGAACTCAGAAGGTCACAGAGAAGGTGTCAAAGGTACCAACCCCTTACAGAAGGTCTCTGGAGCTCATGGCTGTCTCTCAACCTAGCTGTAGAGCTCCTTTAGACCAGCCGCAGCACCTAGGCCGAAATCTTCTATAGCCTCATTGAACTGTAACCCTCTCATTCCAGAGTATGTGTTCTggagtatatatatacagaagtTACAATTCCAGAAAAACATTATATATCTTCCAGAATACATATTAAGTAATGGAAGAAAGTTGACATATTCAGATAAATAACAAGTCTGACGCAATAGATATAAAGATATGCCGGAAAGATGGACATATAACAAGtatgagagaagagagatgaaGATCTGACAGAATAGATGACATATACAGATGTATATCAACATGTTTTTCCTCCAAGATCCTCTCTCTGGAAACTGACGTGTTGCCAAAATACAAGCTCCAACTCCCCGAGACGACATGGTGGATTCTGCTGCACTACAGCCCGTTCAAAGCCTTCTGGGACTGGATCATTCTGTTCCTGGTCCTGTACACGGCCGTCTTCACTCCGTACTCGGCGGCGTTCCTTCTGGACGAGCACGGAGACAGGGAGTGCGGCTACACTTGCGACCCTTTGAACGTGGTAGACTTCATGGTGGACGTTCTGTTCGTCGTGGACATCGTCATCAACTTCCGCACCAGCTACGTGAACCACAACGACGAGGTGATCACCGTACCGTGCAGGGTCGCCAAGCATTACATCACCGGATGGTTCGCCATCGACCTTTTCGCCGCCCTCCCCTTTGACCTGCTTATCTTCCGCTCTCGCTCCGATGAGGTAAATTCTTTAAGACGCTTTGTCCTTCAAATTCCGTCATGATTGCATGATTCAACACCTGCTTGAGCTTGATGTTGCCATTACAAACCATGCTTATAACCTGTCTTTCTCGCATGCATTTGCACACCAAAGATGGCCACCTTTATTGGCCTACTGAAAACAGCACGGCTGCTTCGACTGGTCCGAGTGGCCAGGAAGCTAGACCGCTATTCTGAATACGGAGCAGCCGTCCTATTTCTACTCATGTGCACCTTTGCACTCATCGCACACTGGCTGGCATGTCTCTGGTACGCCATCGGGTTTTTGGAAAGGCCGTACACAGAGACCGGCTGGCTGGACAACTTGGCACAGCAGCTGGGCAAGAAGTACAACGACAGCGACCCCCGGTCGGGACCCTCCATCAAAGATAAATATGTGACGGCTCTGTACTTCACCTTCAGCAGCCTGACCAGCGTGGGCTTCGGGAACGTCTCCCCCAACACCAACTCTGAGAAGATCTTCTCCATCTGTGTCATGGTCATTGGCTGTGAGTAGCCACCCACTGATTCCGCTTTGGTTGTTTCAACCTTGCACCTCCTTACCACAATGCAttctgacctccccccccccccccccccccccccccccccccccagctctcatGTATGCCAGTATATTTGGCAATGTGTCGGCGATCATCCAGCGGCTGTACTCCGGCACCACCCGCTACCACACCCAGATGCTCCGGGTTAAAGACTTCATCCGCTTCCACCAGATCCCCGGGGGGCTCCGCCTGCGGCTGGAGGAGTACTTTCAACACGCGTGGTCGTACACCAACGGCATCGACATGAACGCAGTAAGGCAATGAAGAGATGAATACGTAGATGGAGATACATAGAGCTGTTTAGATGTAGTCGATTAATTGGATCTTGTGAAAAGTTATCACTTTGTTTCTGATTGTTGTCCTAAACATGTGTTCCTATGTTATGTATTCAACAGGTTGATAAATACACCACCCATGTGTTGATGTTGTACTCCAAATTGACTGCTGTCCTCTGGTGCAGGTTTTGAAGGGGTTTCCTGAGTGCCTGCAGGCGGATATCTGTCTGCACTTGAACCGATCACTGCTGCAGAACTGCAAGGCCTTCCATGGGGGCAGTGAGGCCTGCCTTCGGGCCTTAGCCACGAGGTTCAAAACGCTCCACGCTCCCCCGGGAGACGTCCTGATCCACTACGGAGACGTCTTGGACTCCCTGTTCTTCATCTCCCGCGGCTCCATCCAGGTGCTGCGGGACGACGTGGTGATCGCCATACTCGGTACTGCTCAGGTGTCACATGTTCTGGTCTGTGTAACACAGTGGTCGTTCGAAATCAATGCACTAAATATTGCAGACTTAATATCCTGATTAATTTTTCCCATCGATTCACGGCGTCTGTTGTATCGATTTTAAGTGGTGAAAAATGGTTTGTGGCAGTATTACATGTAATATTGCCAAATTGAGTTGTGGGAATTGGCAGGTCATTGTATTTATATCCGCTGTGAGAGTATTATGTTGTAAGTATTTGGAATATTATTAAGTATTTTTTGCACTCAAAAGATAAAGATCAATTTGACCTAAACATTTAACTCATTAAAATGTAATGTGAATCACAAGGTTCTTCACAACACCAACCATAAAAAATATCAGAGATCCCATTATGATATCCGATTGAACATGCAACGCTGTGTGTTCCTCTCGCAGAGAAGAACGACATCTTCGGGGAGCCCATTCATCTGCACGACGAGCCGGGGAAGTCGAGCTCCGACGTAAGCGCAATCACCTACTGTGACCTCCACTCCATACCCAGGGAGGACCTGCTGGAGGTCCTGGATATCTACCCGGACTTCGCCAACGCCTTCTGGACCAACCTGGAGATCACGCTGGACCTGAGATGTGTAAGTGGTCAGCAATACCTACCAGATGGGAAGTAGGAGAGAGGTGTCAGCGACGGCTGGACTATTATGGATACGTAGTATATTGGTGTCAGGATTGCCTGGActatgatagatagatagacagaaagagattGGTGTCTGTCGGCGATGCATGGACTATAGTGGACATGTAGCAGATTGGTGTCAAGATTGTCTGGACtatgatagatggatagacagaaATAGATTGCTGTCAGAAATGCCTGGACTATTATGGATATGTAGTAGATTGGTGTAAGGATTGTCTGGACTATGATTGATGGATAGACAGAAATTGGTGTCAGCAATGCCTGGACTGCGATGGTAGATCATAGCCTCCTGAATTTACCATCTAGGATTAATAAATTACCATCTCATCTAGCCTTAATCTCTAACCATGAAAAGTACAAACCCATAGGACATAATGTGAGTTTGGTTTAATCAGGTCTAAAATAACTGGGCAATAACTATGATACATAATAACACAACATAAAGACTTTGCAATTCAAATACTAGGCtgacatatttgttttttcccaTTACTTCCATGTATCTGTCCTAAATCACCCTAGCCCTTCCATGTATCCATCCTATATCACCCTAACCTTTCCATGTATCTGTTCCAATCATATGAACCATGTAACCCCCACATTCGGAAAATACCAATGAATATCAATAAAGACATTCAGGCATCATATCCTTGACGGAAAGAACACTTCTGGGCCAATGCCCTCCTCGTACATAAATCGGTCCACAATGAGATATTTTCATGAAGGTCTTACAGTGGTCTTTCCTCCTCAGATTGCCCGAGGACAGCTTCTAGAAGATAGTGGTGATGAATGGGAGCATCAACACCAGCCCAGACAGAGAGGATACTCATTAGACTGCAGAATCCGACCAGGTGAGCCTCCTCCCCACATGCTACTTTCTGTTGGAAGCAGCCTATTCAATGACGCTTCATGTTTCCTCAATGCCATACATAGTTGCCATGCATGACGTTAAGGGAAAACTGGAAGTTACTGGGTAGCTGCCTCGTCAGCTTACCGGAGACCTCAGTGTTTATATGGTGCGTTTCAAAACTGGTACCATAACGGGACCGATCAATACTTTTCCTCGGCTGTTGTCCAGATGGAATCGACCATGACGACTCATTTCCGCTCCATTCGATCGGTCAGCGTCACTCTGCTCCACAACCACGCTGCGGCTCCCCGCTCACCCGTTCCACTGAGGACCTGAGAGAGGCCCTCACGCTTGGCACCAAGTTGCAGCCTTCAGAAAAAATCAGGTCGGACTGGGCTCCTTCTGCGGACAGACTGCTGCCCCCGGGAAGCACCCCCGTAGCGGCGGAGCGGACTCTGGACATAGGTCGGCCCAGTCGTGAACCTCATTTATGAACGGTTCCTAACTCGATGATTCCTACTTGGTAACGAGGCTGTCTCTTGTTCCGTAGCTTCGTCCGTGAACAGGCCTGGGATGTTCCACTTCTGGCCCGACAGACTGTCGCTGCAGGTCAGCAGCCGGCCTCTGCCCTCTTgcgaccctgaccctcaccctcaccctcaccctaacactGCGGGGGACACAGAGCTGGGCCCCAGACTGGAAGTACTGCAATCTCAACTCAACAGGTGCATAAACGCAGACTTTGTTTCTGTAGCATATTGACAATTATGCAATCATGTTTTTAGATGAAAAGGTACCACTGATACAGCTCATGTATTGTATCATTTGCTCAGGACAGTGTTTTCTTTGCCTACCTCCAGGCTTGAGACCCGCGTGGCGGCGGACATCACCGTGATCCTCCAGATCCTGCAGGTGCCCGCGGAGCCGCCCGTCCCCCCCGCCTACAGCATCGTGTCCTCCAAgggctcccccctcccctcaggggCCTCCACTAGGCTCCGTCACCCCTCTACTGGGGCCCCTAGCCCCTCTCCTCTGGTCCCCGACCCGTCTACTGGGGTCTTCTCTACTGGGGCCCCTAGCCCCTCTCCTCTGGTCCCCGACCCGTCTACTGGGGTCTTCTCTACTGGGGCCCCtagctcctctcctctggtACCCGACCCGTCTACTGGGGTCTTCTCTACTGGGGCCCCTAGCCCCAACACTGCCCCACCCAGCCCCTCGGAGCCCCATACCGGGGTCCCTACCCCGTCTGGTGGGGCCCCTAGCTCCTCTTCTGGGATCTCTAGTCCCTCTCCTGGGGTACCTATCCTCTCTCCTAAGGAGCCTTACCCCTTTACGGGCTTCCCTAGCCCCGTTACGGGGCTCCGTAACCTCTCTCCTGTTGCCCCTGGCCCCTCTCCTGTTGCCCCTGGCCCCTCTCCTGTTGCCCCTGGCCCCTCTCCTGTTGCCCCTGGCTCCTCTCCTGTTGCCCCTGGCCCCTCTCCTGTTGCCCCTAGCCCCTCTCCTGTTGCCCCTAGCACCTCTACTGGGGTCTCTCGCCCCTCATCGAGCCCCCACCGCACCTCTACTGGACCCCCCTAGCCCCTCGTCCCTCGTcgagcccccccagcccctgtaCTGTGGTCCCTAGCCCCTCAAGTAGGTTTCCTAACCCCTTCGTCCAGTCACATGGTTGACCCATGGTTACATACCATGTGCACCATCTCTCCTGTACTTGCTGAACGGCCACCCAGGTAATACGACTACTGGTACTGCATCCTACAGCACAATACATGGCCTTCTCATAGGAGGAATACTAACACAGTCCCTAGTCTCCATTGGTCATCATCAGCAGGTTTTATATGAGTCAATTAACAATCAATTTGTACTTAACATGGAAAAGAGGACTCTATGATTTGATCTGTATTCCAGCTCTGCCAAGAACCAAATCCCCACAAAAAGCATAAAACAAATCTCAGAGAACCCAGGGAACCAACCTTAGAACCATCCCAACCAACCAACAGACCAACCATCGAGGGAACCATCCCACCCAACCAACCAACAGACCAACCATCGAGGGAACCATCCCACCCAACCAACCAACAGACCAACCATCGAGGAAACCATCCCACCCAACCAACAGACCAACCATCGAGGGAACCATCCCACCCAACCAACCAACAGACCAACCATCGAGGGAACCATCCCACCCAACCAACCAACAGACCAACCATCGAGGGAACCATCCCACCCAACCAACAGACCAACCATCGAGGGAACCAACCATAGAAGAAACCACCAACCCAACCAACCAGCCAGCCAGGGAACCAACCAGCCAGGGAACCGGAACTGACCTCTGGAGGTCCAGAAACAACGGTCTGACCCGTCTTCACCTCAACGTTAGAGGAAAGGGATGAGTGCTGATGAGTTGATCAAGTTAATAAATGTAAACTTGAATGCACTCATGTTGGTTTGTCTTGGCTCTAGCGTCGTTGTTCTAAATAAAGTAAGCAAACATCCAACTGGTAACAGATGCTAGAATCAGTACCCAGGTGTGTGAGAAACTCCATGTGGTACTTAATAAAAGCCCAGTAACCAGGTAAAAGATGAACAAATCTACACTAAAAGTTTTTACTGTGGGTAAACGCTGCGCCTGGGAATGTGGTCAAATATATATCAAACATACATTCCAGGGCTAAGGAACTAAGTATAGGGGCTAGGCGGGCCAGTCGAGGAGTTAGAAAATATCCCTCTCAAATTCCCGTGCACCGTTGTTTTACACTTTACATTTCTATGCATAACCATGTAAAaacatgcattttaaatgtaattcCCAAACTACCCCTCATTTCTTGAAATGTTGAAATGTTTCACACCCAATCAACTCAGCCATTACACAAGCCATTCAATGGTCTTCATGAGCATCTGTGATGGTGAGTGTTATCTATTTTTGCATGGGGGGACCTCTGGGATCTCTGGGATCTGCCAGATGGGATCTTCAGTCCCATCTGGCACTGTTGACAACTCACGTCCACCGAACTCTTATATatgaacccccccaccccctttaaACAAAAGACAGCAAAAGGAGCGTTTTGTACTGTTCTGCTGTGGTGGGTCATAACAGTAccacaacaataaataaatgaatagcatAAAGGTTCAAGATACCATTTCAAAGTGCAGGTGTAAAATAATCTCATTTTCTTACCTAAAATATTGTCAAGTGCATCCAATGATAAAGGATATAAGAAAGGAAGATTTTAAGCACCTTTCTTTAGCATTTAGAGCTAACTAGCTACCTAAGTAAGAATTAAAGACTAATCAACTCCAGCCCTCATATAAGTTGGCTGTGTGTTTACCCTGCTGTGAAAAAGGCCTATGGATCATCCGATTGATCGATTTGCTAATTACTACAGCCGTGTAAAAACAATAAAGACGTGTCTAGCCTTGAGTCCCTTGATAGTAGATGAAGCAGCACCACCACTAATAGTAGTGTGGTTTAGCACTATGGCACACAAAGGGAAAGCTACATTGTGGCGTAGTTGGAGCCTTACTTCAGCTTTTCTGCTAGTCTGTTTAGCACGCCTGACACAGTCGTACAATTTGAGAAAAGCGCTTGGCAGAAATAGAGAAAATGGTCATGAAGGAAAGGTTCTGTTTGGTAACTTCTTTGAGAAGGGGCGAACTGGTCTGCCAACAAGTATACATGCCAACTGGAATGTTACCTCCTCTGCAGAAGATGCCATCGGTTATCAAAAAGACTCATCAGGTACGGTGCATCGTTTATAGCTTGATTAACTTGTTTATTGTGAGTGAAATATCTAATAATTTGTCTTGATTCcataagtgtgtgcgtgtgtaaataaGATCTTCAATCCCATTCATCCGCTTTGTTTAAAGGGTGGTTCCAAGATGATCCCAGTGTACAATGGAAGCACATGGAGCTGTCGGTTCAATGTGGAGCTTACCAGATGAAGCTCGTAGCAAGGGAGCCAGAAGCGTCCCAGCTGCAACTGGTCCAAAGTGAGATCGTACTGCACACTTAAACTACATGTTAGAAAGCCATTGCCTAGAAGAGTTATGCATTGAACTGTGGTCTTTCCAGAAAACGCCAAGTCGCTTCCCTTGACTCAGCTCCCTGAAACCTGTGGCTACTCAATCAGTCGAAACAATGCAATGCTTGTAATGGTGGCTTCATATGACGACTGTACAATGATGCAAGAGGTAATATGAATTGGTGTTGACCTGACACTTGCTTTATCCTTTTTCTAATGGTCCAAATAACATGGGTTTATGTTCTAAACAGGACGGACGCTACATCCTACCAATGCTTTGGCAAAGAAGGCATATAATGCTCTCATGCCCCATAAAAGAAATGCATCCAGCACCACCTATGTCTCCAAGACGACAAATGTCCCCTAAACCAGCTGCCTTGCCCTATCCATACAACCAGTGGGCTATGATGCCTCCCTTCAACTATTATCCATATGGACAACAGGTAGTGCATCAAGAGCCATCCATGACTGACCTCCCTACTACACAAGAGCCCACGACGACAACGCCAACACCACCCAAGGCGCAGCCAGCAAAAAGCCCACCTGCTTCTAAACCAGCTGGCTATCCCCATCCCCATCCACAGTACCAGTGGCATATGATGCCTCCCTTACAACACTATCCATATGGACAACATGTAGTGCATCAAGAGCCAGCCAAGACTGAGCTCTCTACTACACAAGAGCCCACGACGACaccgccaacaccacccaaAGAGCTGCCAGCAAAAATGTCACCTAAACCAGCTGGCTATCCCCATCCACAGTACCAGTGGGCTATGAGGCCTCCCTTCCAACACTATCCATATGGACAACATGTATTGCATCAAGAGCCAGCCGAGACTGAGATCTCTACTACCCAAGAGCCCACGACTACaccgccaacaccacccaaGGAGCAGCCAGCAAAAAGCCAACCTGCAAAAAGCCCACCTGCTTCTAAACCAGCTGGCTATCCCCATCCACAGTACCAGTGGGCTATGATGCCTCCATTCCAACACTATCCATATGGACAACATGTAGTGCATCAAGAGCCAGCCGAGACTGAGATCTCTACTACCCAAGAGCCCACGACTACaccgccaacaccacccaaGGAGCAGCCAGCAAAAAGCCCACCTGCTTCTAAACCAGCTGGCTATCCCCATCCACAGTACCAGTGGGCTATGATGCCTCCCTTCCAACACTATCCATATGGACAACATGTAGTGCATCAAGAGCCAGCCGAGACGGACCCCTCTACTACACAAGAGCCCAAGACTACACCGCCAACACACCCCAAAGAGCTGCCAGCAAAAATGTCCCCTAAACCAGCTGGCTATCCCCATCCACAGTACCAGTGGGCTATGATGCCTCCCTTCCAACACTATCCATATGGACAACATGTATTGCATCAAGAGCCAGCCGAGACTGAGAGCTCTACTACCCAAGAGCCCACGACTACaccgccaacaccacccaaGGAGCAGCCAGCAAAAAGCCCACCTGCTTCTAAACCAGCTGGCTATCCCCATCCACAGTACCAGTGGGCTATGATGCCTCCCTTCCAACACTATCCGTATGGACAACATGTAGTGCATCAAGAGCCAGCCGAGACGGACCCTTCTACTACACAAGAGCCCACGACTACACCGCAAACACACCCCAAAGAGCTGCCAGCAACAATGTCCCTTAAACCAGCTGGCTATCCCCATCCACAGTACCAGTGGGCTATGATGCCGCCCTTCCACAATTATCCATACGGACAATAAGTAGTGCATCAAGAGCCATCAAAGACTGGTCACTCTACTACAATGGAgcccacgccgccgccgacaccgGAGTCCACGCCGCCGGAGCCACCCCCGCCGTCCCCCCCCGCTAAATTTTGTACGTTATCCCTAACAATTCTACAGCCCTCAATTCCACTATCCACCAGTCTTCGACCGCCAACCTTGACTGGCCACCATGGAACCAAAATAACTTCTCCGTAGCCCTTCCCATATGTCCACTTGCACTACCTGTTACTTGATGCACCTCTCGTATTTTGTCAATAAAGCTTTGTAAATTCATTGTGGTCAGTCTTTCTTCAGGGCAATGGATAGTTCAAGCTGTATGCTACTTGACTAGTGtggcagggaggagtgaggcgaGTGGTAGGTCTGGCGACCTGCttgctccacccccaagccatacatggacttcctcccaTTTACGAGGCAGGCCTGAAGGTCATACAGTGGGAGTGCTTGCAGGTAAAAGACGGGCAGGCTACCACAATGGGAAGCGAGGGCTATGTGAACCAGGAAGGCTAGCACACTACAGGCAGGATCTGTGCGATCGCCTGGAAGCGCGGTACGGCCTTGGAGAAAGAGGTGGAAAGTGTTGCACTTATTAGGGACGGTATCCTAGAGGAGGTGGAAGACCCGTTTCCCACCCTGGGGGTTTAGTTTACTAGGTAAATAAACCATCCCTTTGAACTGCTCTCCGTGTGTTGTGTCGTTATCTGTCCAacttggtggcgtggaaaccccacacccacaggCTTGCTACACTAGGTTGGTTAGGTGTATATTGCCTGGTACATGCTCATTTTCAGACAATATTCTTTGGATATGATTTATAATAGAGCAGATAGGTAGTCGGTTACACAAATTTGGCAAATGTAATGATTGGGACAGGGTCTTTTGTGGTGACATCCTTATCCAGATCGATTTCTGTTCCACACCTAATCCAGATGTTCTCAATGCTATTGCCAGCCTAGATTCATGTGTTTTATTCCCTCTGGGGAGCATGACCATTCATCCAGTGTCACGGTTGGAATACGAACAGTCCTTATTCTCCATTGGCTATCAGGAGCAGGTTTTATGAGACAATTAATCAATTTGTACTTGACAAGTAAAAGAGGACTATGATTTGATCTTGATTCCAGTTCTGCCAAGAACCAAATCCCCACAAAAagcattaaacaaatctctgaGAACCCAGGGAACCAACCTTAGAACCATCCCAACCAACCAACAGACCAACCATCGAGGGAACCATCCCACCCAACCAATCAACCACCCAACCATCGAGGGAACCATCCCACCCAACCACCCAACCATCGAGGGAACCAACCATAGAAGGAACCACCCCAACCAACCAGCCAGCCAGGAAACCAGCCCAAACAAACCCGCCTTGGAATCAACCAGCCAGGGAACAAGCCGTTGAGGGGGCTAACCAACCAGCCAGCCAGGGAACAAACCAGCCAGGGATCCAACCAGCCCGGGAACCAACCAGCCCGGGAACCAACCAGCCCGGGAACCAACCAGCCCGGGATCCAACCAGCCCGGGAACCAACCAGCCAGGGATCCAACCAGCTTGGGAACCAACCAGACAGGGAACCAACCAGCCAGGGATCCAACCAGCCAGGGAACCAACCAGCTTGGGAACCAACCAGCCAGCCAGGGAACCAGCCAAACCGGGAACAAACCAGCCCGGGAACCAACCAGCCAGCCAGACCGGGAACCAACCAGCCAGCCAAGGAATGAACCAGccagccagggatcgaaccagccaGCCGGGGAACCAACCCAACCAACCAGCCAGCCCGGGAACCAACCAGCCAGGAAACTGGAACTGACCTCTGGAGGTCCAGAAACAACGGTCTGACCCGTCTTCACCTCAACGTTAGAGGAAAGGGATGAGTGCTGATGAGTTGATCAAGTTAATAAATGTAAACTTGAATGCACTCATGTTGGTTTGTCTTGGCTCTAGCGTCGTTGTTCTAAATAAAGTAAGCAAACATCCAACTGGTAACGGATGCTAGAATCAGTACCTAGGTGTGTGAGAAACTCCATGTGGCACTTAATAAAAGCCCTATAACCAGGTCAAAGATGAACAAATCGACACTAAAAGTTTTTACTGTGGGTAAACGCTTCGCCTGGGAATGTGGTCAAATATATATCAAACATACATTCCAGGGCTAAGGAACTAAGTATAGGGGCTAGGCGGGCCAGTCGAGGAGTTAGAAAATATCCCCCTGAAATTCCCAAGCACCGTTGTTTTACACTTCACCTTTCTCTGCATAACCATGTAAAaacatgcattttaaatgtaattcCCAAACTACCCCTCATTTCTTGAAATGTTGAAATGTTTCACACCCAATCAACTCAGCCATTACACAACTTCGAGCCATTCAATGGTCTTCATGAGCATCTGTGATGGTGAGCGTTATCTATTTTGGCATGGGGGGACCTCTATCTTCAGTCCCATCTGGCACTGTTGACAACTCACGTCCACCAAACTCTTATATATGAACCCCCCAAACCCCTTTAAACAAAAGACAGCAAAAGGAGAGTTTTGTACTGTTCTGCTGTGGTGGGTCGTAACAGTACCACAACAATCAATAAATGAATCACATAAAGGTTCAAGGTACCATTTTAAAGTGTccatgtgtaaaataattgtgCATCCTATGATAAAGGATATAAGAAAGGAAGATTTGAAGCACTTTTCCTTAGTATGTAGAGCTAACTAGCTACCGTAGTAAGAATAAAAGACTAATCAATTCCAGCCCTCATATAGGTTGGACGGGGCCATGATATCGGGACCATAATCAATGTGATCAGGTTCACCTGTGTTTACCCTGCTGTGAAAAAGGTCTTTCGATCAGCCGATTGGTCGATTTCCTAATTACTACAGCCGTGTAAAAACAATAAAGATGTGTCTAGCCTGCAGTCACTTGATAGTAGAAGAAGCAGCAGCACCAGTAGTAGAAATAGCACTATGGTGTAGCACTATGGTGTAGCACTGTGATTTAGCACTTTGATTTAGCACTATGGCACACAAAGGGAAGGCTACACCGTGGCGTAGTTGGAGCTTCACTTCAGCGTTTCTGCTAGTCTGTTTAGCACCCCTGACACAGTCGTACAATTTGAGAAAAGCACTTGGCAGAAATAGAGAAAATGGTCATGAAGGAAAGATTCTGTTTGGTAACTTCTTTGAGAAGGGGCGAACTGGTCTGCCAACAAGTAAACATGCCAACTGGAATGTTACCTCCTCTGCAGAAGATGCCATCGGTTATCAAAAAGACTCGTCCGGTATGAACCATTGTTTGTATAGCTTAATTAACTTTTGTTTATTGTGAGTGAAATATCTAGTTATTTGTCTTGAttctataagtgtgtgtgtgcctgtgtaaaTAAGATCTTCAATCCCATTCATCCGCTTTGTTTAAAGGGTGGTTCCAAGATGATCCCAGTGTACAATGGAAGCACATGGAGCTGTCGGTTCAATGTGGAGCTTACCAGATGAAGCTCGTAGCAAGGGAGCCAGAAGCGTCCCAGCTGCAACTGGTCCAAAGTGAGATCGTACTGCACACTTAAACTACATGTTAGAAAGCCATTGCCTAGAAGAGTTATGTATTGAACTGTGGTCTTTCCAGAAAACGCCAAGTCGCTTCCCTTGACTCAGCTCCCTGAAACCTGTGGCTACTCAATCAGTCGAAACAATGTAATGCTTGTAATGGTGGCTTCATATGACGGCTGTACAATGATGCAAGAGGTAA contains these protein-coding regions:
- the kcnh6b gene encoding potassium voltage-gated channel subfamily H member 6, whose product is MSSPAAMKREGSALGSPQSLDLLGTSKVIERTQKVTEKVSKILSLETDVLPKYKLQLPETTWWILLHYSPFKAFWDWIILFLVLYTAVFTPYSAAFLLDEHGDRECGYTCDPLNVVDFMVDVLFVVDIVINFRTSYVNHNDEVITVPCRVAKHYITGWFAIDLFAALPFDLLIFRSRSDEMATFIGLLKTARLLRLVRVARKLDRYSEYGAAVLFLLMCTFALIAHWLACLWYAIGFLERPYTETGWLDNLAQQLGKKYNDSDPRSGPSIKDKYVTALYFTFSSLTSVGFGNVSPNTNSEKIFSICVMVIGSLMYASIFGNVSAIIQRLYSGTTRYHTQMLRVKDFIRFHQIPGGLRLRLEEYFQHAWSYTNGIDMNAVLKGFPECLQADICLHLNRSLLQNCKAFHGGSEACLRALATRFKTLHAPPGDVLIHYGDVLDSLFFISRGSIQVLRDDVVIAILEKNDIFGEPIHLHDEPGKSSSDVSAITYCDLHSIPREDLLEVLDIYPDFANAFWTNLEITLDLRCIARGQLLEDSGDEWEHQHQPRQRGYSLDCRIRPDGIDHDDSFPLHSIGQRHSAPQPRCGSPLTRSTEDLREALTLGTKLQPSEKIRSDWAPSADRLLPPGSTPVAAERTLDIASSVNRPGMFHFWPDRLSLQVSSRPLPSCDPDPHPHPHPNTAGDTELGPRLEVLQSQLNRLETRVAADITVILQILQVPAEPPVPPAYSIVSSKGSPLPSGASTRLRHPSTGAPSPSPLVPDPSTGVFSTGAPSPSPLVPDPSTGVFSTGAPSSSPLVPDPSTGVFSTGAPSPNTAPPSPSEPHTGVPTPSGGAPSSSSGISSPSPGVPILSPKEPYPFTGFPSPVTGLRNLSPVAPGPSPVAPGPSPVAPGPSPVAPGSSPVAPGPSPVAPSPSPVAPSTSTGVSRPSSSPHRTSTGPP
- the LOC115530955 gene encoding proline-rich extensin-like protein EPR1; this translates as MAHKGKATLWRSWSLTSAFLLVCLARLTQSYNLRKALGRNRENGHEGKVLFGNFFEKGRTGLPTSIHANWNVTSSAEDAIGYQKDSSGWFQDDPSVQWKHMELSVQCGAYQMKLVAREPEASQLQLVQKNAKSLPLTQLPETCGYSISRNNAMLVMVASYDDCTMMQEDGRYILPMLWQRRHIMLSCPIKEMHPAPPMSPRRQMSPKPAALPYPYNQWAMMPPFNYYPYGQQVVHQEPSMTDLPTTQEPTTTTPTPPKAQPAKSPPASKPAGYPHPHPQYQWHMMPPLQHYPYGQHVVHQEPAKTELSTTQEPTTTPPTPPKELPAKMSPKPAGYPHPQYQWAMRPPFQHYPYGQHVLHQEPAETEISTTQEPTTTPPTPPKEQPAKSQPAKSPPASKPAGYPHPQYQWAMMPPFQHYPYGQHVVHQEPAETEISTTQEPTTTPPTPPKEQPAKSPPASKPAGYPHPQYQWAMMPPFQHYPYGQHVVHQEPAETDPSTTQEPKTTPPTHPKELPAKMSPKPAGYPHPQYQWAMMPPFQHYPYGQHVLHQEPAETESSTTQEPTTTPPTPPKEQPAKSPPASKPAGYPHPQYQWAMMPPFQHYPYGQHVVHQEPAETDPSTTQEPTTTPQTHPKELPATMSLKPAGYPHPQYQWAMMPPFHNYPYGQ